In Mixophyes fleayi isolate aMixFle1 chromosome 4, aMixFle1.hap1, whole genome shotgun sequence, the following proteins share a genomic window:
- the LOC142150485 gene encoding olfactory receptor 5P81-like, translating to MCEDNQTEATMFLLLGFQGLYKYKILLFIVFLLSYIVVLNGNLVLIVLVSTSDHLKVPMFIFLKHLTVADVLITSTIIPMMLDIILRDVKELSVTGCILQLYFFVIFESLQCFIIVIMSYDRYLAICNPMRYNSIMVPHVCLKMIVGSWLLVFILASETIMVCQLHFCGLNYIDHYFCDFGPIVELSSSDTSILLLVDSVISTLIFFIPFFLIIITYIIIFFTILKISSNSGRKKAFSTCSSHLATVCAYYGTLMTIYMAPSDESSFNTNKFRSLLYIVVTPMMNPIIYSLRNHEIRRTLQKMIVNIQIQLKTK from the coding sequence ATGTGTGAGGACAATCAGACGGAAGCAACAATGTTTTTACTTCTTGGATTTCAAggtttatataaatacaaaattctACTCTTCATCGTCTTCCTCTTGTCCTATATTGTGGTACTAAATGGAAACCTTGTCCTTATTGTTTTGGTGTCTACTAGTGATCATCTCAAAGTTCCAATGTTCATCTTCCTTAAACATCTAACAGTAGCCGATGTCCTAATAACCAGCACCATTATACCAATGATGTTAGATATCATATTAAGGGATGTAAAAGAACTATCTGTCACTGGCTGCATCCTACAGTTATACTTCTTTGTAATTTTTGAATCTTtgcaatgttttattattgttataatgtcTTATGATCGATATTTGGCCATTTGCAACCCGATGCGTTACAACTCAATAATGGTGCCCCACGTCTGCCTCAAGATGATTGTTGGGTCTTGGTTATTGGTCTTCATTTTAGCAAGTGAAACAATTATGGTTTGCCAGTTGCACTTTTGTGGTCTCAATTACATTGATCATTACTTCTGTGACTTTGGCCCAATAGTAGAATTGTCTTCTTCAGACACTTCCATCTTGTTATTGGTTGATTCTGTCATTTCTACTTTAATTTTCTTCATTCCCTTTTTCTTAATCATCATAACCTACATCATCATTTTCTTCACCATACTTAAAATTTCATCCAACAGTGGAagaaaaaaagccttctccacaTGCAGCTCCCACCTTGCCACTGTATGTGCATATTATGGAACCCTAATGACAATTTACATGGCGCCATCTGATGAGAGCTCTTTTAACACAAACAAGTTTAGGTCTCTATTATACATTGTGGTGACTCCTATGATGAATCCCATTATCTACAGCCTCAGGAACCATGAGATCAGACGAACTCTTCAAAAAATGATTGTAAATATTCAAAtacaattgaaaacaaaataa